The following proteins are co-located in the Streptomyces sp. NBC_00435 genome:
- a CDS encoding LysR family transcriptional regulator encodes MLDLSRLRALHAVSVHGSVGAAAAALGYTPSAVSQQIAKLERETRTTLLERHGRGVALTEEAKLLAATAQQLMAIAEQAETALEESRGQPVGRLRVAAFASAARGLLPGVLADLAHRHPTLEVRLTEINPHLSMDLVSRGVTDLAVTHDWDIAPLPAPEGVEQAVIGDDRCDLVVPAGHPFTSRAVIHRSDLGGQRWVCQPPGRVCHDWLVRTLRTAGFEPDITHVAEENHTVVALVAAGLGVAVVPRLGTGTLPPGAVAVPLEPGPVRRLYALWRTGAARRPAITETVRTLREHWPQVSPRPGDSASVRRPEGPAPQ; translated from the coding sequence ATGCTCGACCTCTCCCGGCTCCGCGCCCTGCACGCCGTCTCCGTCCACGGCTCGGTCGGCGCGGCCGCGGCCGCTCTCGGGTACACCCCCTCCGCCGTCTCCCAGCAGATCGCCAAGCTGGAGCGGGAGACCCGTACCACCCTGCTCGAACGCCACGGCCGCGGCGTCGCGCTCACCGAGGAGGCCAAGCTGCTGGCCGCGACGGCCCAGCAGCTGATGGCCATCGCCGAGCAGGCCGAGACCGCGCTGGAGGAGTCCCGCGGCCAGCCCGTGGGACGGCTCCGGGTCGCCGCCTTCGCCTCCGCCGCCCGCGGCCTGCTCCCGGGGGTCCTCGCGGACCTGGCCCACCGTCACCCGACCTTGGAAGTCCGGCTCACCGAGATCAATCCGCATCTCTCGATGGACCTGGTCTCGCGCGGAGTCACCGACCTGGCCGTCACCCACGACTGGGACATCGCCCCGCTGCCCGCCCCCGAGGGCGTGGAGCAGGCGGTGATCGGGGACGACCGCTGCGACCTCGTGGTGCCGGCCGGGCATCCCTTCACCTCCCGCGCCGTCATCCACCGCTCCGACCTGGGCGGGCAGCGCTGGGTGTGCCAGCCTCCCGGCCGGGTCTGCCACGACTGGCTCGTACGGACCCTGCGCACGGCCGGGTTCGAGCCCGACATCACGCACGTCGCCGAGGAGAACCACACCGTGGTCGCGCTGGTCGCCGCCGGTCTGGGGGTGGCCGTCGTACCGCGGCTGGGCACCGGGACGTTGCCGCCGGGCGCGGTGGCCGTACCGCTGGAGCCGGGCCCCGTACGCCGGTTGTACGCCCTGTGGCGGACCGGAGCGGCCCGCCGGCCCGCGATCACCGAGACGGTGCGGACCCTGCGGGAGCACTGGCCGCAGGTCTCCCCCCGTCCGGGGGACTCCGCGAGTGTCCGTCGCCCGGAAGGCCCAGCGCCGCAGTAG